CATGTGAGTGAGGCAAGAATTTTCGTCTAAGCGCAGCCAGTATTTATCCTCAAATCCCACCATACGGGCATTAATCAGCGTTTGTGCAATATTCTTGCTTTGTTTATGATGGGTAGTCGGTGAAACGTACACGAGCAAAGACCTATGAGTGCAACCAATCCCCTTGTCGGCATTATTATGGGGAGCGATTCTGATCTTCCCACAATGCAAGCGGCGATCGCCATCTGTGAGCAATTTAATGTGCCCCACGAAGTCGGGATTGTGTCTGCCCACCGTACTCCTGAGCGCATGGTGGAATATGCTCAAACTGCCCACGAACGCGGCATTAAAGTGATTATTGCAGGGGCTGGCGGTGCGGCGCATCTTCCCGGTATGGTGGCAGCTCTGACTGCTTTGCCAGTAATTGGTGTTCCCGTTAAAACCAGTACCCTCAGTGGTGTTGATTCCCTTTATTCCATCGTCCAAATGCCTCGCGGAATCCCTGTCGCAACGGTGGCGATCGGTAATGCAATGAATGCTGGTTTATTGGCTGTGCAAATCCTCGGTGCGTTTGATCCAGAATTATTGAAAGCAGTTCAGGATTATCGCCAAAGCTTAAAAGATATGGTTTTGGATAAACAATCTAACCTCGAAAGAATGGGCTATCAAGATTACCTAACGCGAATGTAGTGACTTTAATTTTTGAGCCTTGAAGTTTCAAAAAAGTATTTACGATAAAGTTGCAATTACATTAGCTTGCCAAAGATAATCTGTTACGTTGATTTTGATTGATTGTCCTATTTTTTGGAGCTGCAAACCTTCAGATTTTAGTTTTTGTTCTTGGTCTGGAACGTAGGGGATCAGTTCACCGCGAGAATTTAAAATTCGATGTAATGGATAATCATCAGTAGACGTTTTCTTAAGGTATTGGGGAATGGCGCGAAAATAACTCCGATCAACGCCCATGCCTAAAAGCACCTCTTTATAAGTCACCACTTTGCCTGCGGGAATTTTACTGACAAAACTCAAAAATCGTTCGTAGGGAATTTCTGATAATGGCTTGAAAATAGCCGTTGTCACTTGAAGATTGTTGGCGATCGCCACATTGCCCGACTCAACCACAACACCCAAGACCCCACGCTTACCCTTGAAGTTTTTCCAATCCTCAACAAACTCACTAATTTTTTTGCAAGGCTCACAATAAAAGGTCAGCCGGATTTTTGCGCCACTTTCAAATTCCAACAATGAACCGGGTTTGAGATGGTCAGCATCAATATTTTGAATAATCAAATTCTCCCGTAAAGAACCGGGGGCGATCGCCGCTTCTCTTAAATCCTCATCTCGCACAACTAAAACCTGTCTCGGGCTGATGGGATGACCATTGACATCGCCTTGAATGCCAAAACTTTTTTCTAGGAAGACTGACTGTTCTGGTCGCAATGACTCACCATGCTCACATTTACGAAATAACCCGACAATACTTCCCGACTGCTCTGACATAGATAATTGGCTGGATGAACTCCCCATAAATTAACGTTTTGCCAATCTAGAGGTTTTTTGTAGCAAGAGAGTTATTTCAACAAGTGACCAAGACTCGATATCTTAGAACACAGTTGTTACCCTTTCATGTTGATTCTATGAATTACTTTGTTGCGCTGCTTTGCTCAATGCTGCTGACTGTTGTTACTTTTGTCTCAAATGGAGCGCCTGCCATGGCTGAGGCGATCGCCTCACCAGCACCTGATAACGCTCAGGTTTATATTATTTCTCCTGAAAATGGCAGCACAGTGTCCAGTCCTTTTACCATTCAATTTGGCCTATCTGGCATGGGCGTTGCACCTGCTGGCATCGACCGTCCCGCAACTGGACATCACCATTTATTAGTGGACTTAGAAACCTTGCCTGAACTTGATCAGGCATTATCCGCAACGGAGCAAATCAAGCATTTTGGTGGCGGTCAAACTGAAGCAACGCTAGAACTTCCCCCCGGAAAGCACACCCTCCAACTGGTACTGGGCAACTATGCTCACGTTCCCCATACTCCTCCTGTTTTGTCTGAGCCGATTAACATTACCGTCAAATAGAGTTCGACTCTGCACTATTTTTGTAAGCTCTGAATTGTGACTAGCAAAACGATTCGGAGCTTAACTATGCACTACTCACAGAGTTGAAAGACACTCACATGATTGATTGGGCGATCGCCAGATTGAACGTGAAGGTAAAGCCGGGTAATACCGATGACCATAAACCTGTGGTGGAACTTTTGCAGGATTTATTTGGCAAAGTGTTTGCTGACAAAGGTTCTGTGTCCAAGCCTTTAATGAAGAAGTTGTAAGCGAAACACAATCTCATGCTTTTGGCCAAGCCACGCCGTAATATGAAAAATGATTTAATGCTTTTGCCGGATAAACTCCTTGCCCGTAAACGCGCTATCGTGATGCGGCTCATCTACCTATCAGAATTGCTAAGGAAATTTTCACCACTCAGGAATTACAGCGTTATTTTCGGTCTGAAGACTTACTACAGTAAATAAGAATTGCGGCGATCGCAACAAATAGGGATAAACCCGATGCTCTGGATGTCGTTTGCTCAGTTTGGGCTTGGGATACACCATGTGCAGGCTGAGTTGGCGCATCAGGCATTGCATACGCTTACGATTGTTGAGATCAAGAGTTTTATTAGTGCCTCTCTATTTAAAGATTTTGAATTGGCATTGGATCAATACATCATCTACAGAAATTTAATTCGACTTTCTCAAAGTGAGTATCAAGATATTCATCTTGCTATTAAAGATGATATTTATGATTCATTTTTTCAACGTAAATCTGTTCAAACTCTAGTGGATATCAACTCTATTGCACTGGTTTCTGTTGATGTTATTAAAGAAGAGGTTATTCAATGGATAAACTAAATAATTATCGTCCTGTAATTAAAAAAATTCTTACTGAGTATGATCAGAAATCTTTAATAACTGTTGCTCAGATAGAAGATTCAAGCGAAGCCAATGTAGTGGAGCTTTTCAGCGAAGTTAAAATTCATAAGGTAACCTCTGATGGACAGAGAATGGCAGAAGCGTTAAATCAAATTGCTGGAACCTCATCTCTTTCCGATCTAGAGCCGATAGCTTGGCAGAAAGAAATTCGCGGCGATCGCCTAACTATTTTTCCTAAATGAATATCAATGAAACTGACTATTGTCTCAACAAAAGAATTTAAACATACACACCAGTTATTTGTATTGACTTACGGTTTATATCGCTCGCCTTTTGGAGATTGTTTAATTACAATTACCGAAAAAAGTATCTGTGGTCTTTATTTTTTTGAGACAAATGATTTGGCGATCGCCGCCGATTTTCTCCGAACAGAATGGGGTAAAAATACTGAATTACACCACACGCCAGAAGCGATTCAAAACCTAGGCGATCGCCTTTTTTCCAGAAACGCGACATCTGATCCTCATAACTTTAATATTTATCTCAAAGGCACAGACTTTCAATTGCGAGTTTGGCAAGCTTTGCTCAATATTCCCTATGGACAGACCAGCACCTATCAAAATTTAGCGGCAACAATTGGTCAGCCCAAAGCGATGCGAGCAGTGGGCAATGCTGTCGGGCGA
This window of the [Limnothrix rosea] IAM M-220 genome carries:
- a CDS encoding DUF4399 domain-containing protein; this encodes MNYFVALLCSMLLTVVTFVSNGAPAMAEAIASPAPDNAQVYIISPENGSTVSSPFTIQFGLSGMGVAPAGIDRPATGHHHLLVDLETLPELDQALSATEQIKHFGGGQTEATLELPPGKHTLQLVLGNYAHVPHTPPVLSEPINITVK
- a CDS encoding methylated-DNA--[protein]-cysteine S-methyltransferase; translation: MTYGLYRSPFGDCLITITEKSICGLYFFETNDLAIAADFLRTEWGKNTELHHTPEAIQNLGDRLFSRNATSDPHNFNIYLKGTDFQLRVWQALLNIPYGQTSTYQNLAATIGQPKAMRAVGNAVGRNPVSYVVPCHRILRTSGEIGGYRWGVERKIAMLDWEKKYAQQFSSRMIDWAV
- a CDS encoding element excision factor XisH family protein, encoding MQAELAHQALHTLTIVEIKSFISASLFKDFELALDQYIIYRNLIRLSQSEYQDIHLAIKDDIYDSFFQRKSVQTLVDINSIALVSVDVIKEEVIQWIN
- the purE gene encoding 5-(carboxyamino)imidazole ribonucleotide mutase, with product MSATNPLVGIIMGSDSDLPTMQAAIAICEQFNVPHEVGIVSAHRTPERMVEYAQTAHERGIKVIIAGAGGAAHLPGMVAALTALPVIGVPVKTSTLSGVDSLYSIVQMPRGIPVATVAIGNAMNAGLLAVQILGAFDPELLKAVQDYRQSLKDMVLDKQSNLERMGYQDYLTRM
- a CDS encoding MGMT family protein → MSEQSGSIVGLFRKCEHGESLRPEQSVFLEKSFGIQGDVNGHPISPRQVLVVRDEDLREAAIAPGSLRENLIIQNIDADHLKPGSLLEFESGAKIRLTFYCEPCKKISEFVEDWKNFKGKRGVLGVVVESGNVAIANNLQVTTAIFKPLSEIPYERFLSFVSKIPAGKVVTYKEVLLGMGVDRSYFRAIPQYLKKTSTDDYPLHRILNSRGELIPYVPDQEQKLKSEGLQLQKIGQSIKINVTDYLWQANVIATLS